A portion of the Bufo gargarizans isolate SCDJY-AF-19 chromosome 7, ASM1485885v1, whole genome shotgun sequence genome contains these proteins:
- the TCEANC2 gene encoding transcription elongation factor A N-terminal and central domain-containing protein 2 encodes MDRFVIRNPKPRAPEDTGGGGGKLKASKGQATLHSLKRVVVLEDIKRWKCILELPNQTTENLIDALSQLKKKIPSEEVIRSTKIGEAVGHLQIHGDKEVSELAKEVHTQWETFIRENRCKPTIEVRCDAATEKLRSNARRMLSEALDAEAGDSLAECIEREVFHQSSRLINVHYRRTVRALVFALKHKPEIRTQVKDGHLPVNHLVKSYKK; translated from the exons ATGGACAGGTTCGTGATTAGAAACCCTAAACCGCGGGCACCGGaagacacaggaggaggaggggggaaacTGAAGGCCTCCAAGGGCCAGGCCACTCTGCACTCCTTAAAG AGAGTTGTGGTTTTGGAAGATATAAAGAGATGGAAATGTATCCTGGAGCTGCCCAACCAAACGACGGAGAATCTGATAGACGCCTTGTCACAGCTGAAGAAGAAAATTCCATCAGAGGAAGTGATCCGTTCCACGAAAATAG GGGAGGCAGTGGGTCACTTGCAGATACATGGTGACAAGGAAGTATCTGAACTGGCCAAAGAAGTGCACACCCAATGGGAAACCTTCATACGGGAAAATCGCTGTAAGCCAACCATAGAGGTGCGGTGCGATGCTGCGACCGAGAAGCTGCGGAGCAATGCCAGGCGGATGCTCAGTGAAGCCTTGGATGCAGAG GCTGGGGACTCTTTGGCCGAGTGCATTGAACGTGAAGTCTTCCACCAAAGCTCCAGACTCATCAATGTGCACTATAGACGGACGGTCCGAGCTTTGGTGTTCGCTCTGAAGCATAAACCAGAGATTAGGACGCAGGTGAAAGACGGACACTTACCTGTCAACCATCTAGTGAAGAGTTATAAGAAGTAA